A genomic segment from Barrientosiimonas humi encodes:
- a CDS encoding type IV toxin-antitoxin system AbiEi family antitoxin domain-containing protein, producing the protein MSRRSPSMSPLLLARIAQQGGVLSRRDVVELGHHDQDLQSWLRAGLAIQASRGAYYLSPDREPGWAELTSFERAEEHERRRAAALLTVLPRPLVASHSTALLLHGIPRLLPDGAPTVCHVMTTRRTVTSRRKGVRVHAHVAGTQLYASEPRRVSVADAIAQTGCLGGLHAAVAAADAALRAERVERATLEAALRRVSGQPGATGLVAAVELADSRSESPGESWLRLVCRAADIAVTPQVSLGDERGPFARVDLLVDGTNVVLEFDGLGKYTRDPEALRTEKVREQRLHRAGFVVVRVTWGDFRDIPALVARIRAAIARDEASRRSS; encoded by the coding sequence ATGAGCCGTCGATCGCCGTCGATGTCGCCGCTGCTGCTCGCGCGGATCGCCCAGCAGGGCGGGGTCCTGTCACGTCGTGACGTGGTCGAGCTCGGCCACCACGACCAGGACCTCCAGTCGTGGCTCCGCGCGGGCCTCGCGATCCAGGCGTCCCGAGGTGCTTACTACCTCTCTCCCGACCGCGAGCCGGGCTGGGCCGAGCTGACCTCGTTCGAGCGGGCCGAGGAGCACGAGCGCCGACGCGCGGCGGCCCTGCTGACGGTGCTGCCCCGCCCGCTCGTCGCGAGCCACAGCACCGCGCTGCTCCTGCACGGCATCCCCCGGTTGCTCCCTGACGGAGCGCCGACGGTGTGCCACGTCATGACCACGAGACGCACGGTGACCAGCCGGCGCAAGGGCGTCCGGGTGCACGCGCACGTCGCCGGCACCCAGCTGTACGCCAGTGAGCCGCGACGCGTGTCCGTCGCCGACGCCATCGCGCAGACCGGCTGCCTGGGAGGTCTGCACGCCGCGGTGGCCGCCGCCGACGCCGCGCTGCGAGCCGAGCGGGTCGAGCGCGCCACGCTCGAGGCGGCGTTGCGTCGCGTCTCGGGTCAGCCGGGTGCGACGGGGCTGGTGGCCGCCGTCGAGCTGGCCGACAGCCGCAGCGAGTCGCCCGGCGAGAGCTGGCTGCGTCTCGTCTGCCGCGCCGCCGACATCGCGGTCACGCCCCAGGTGTCGCTGGGCGACGAGCGCGGGCCGTTCGCGCGTGTCGATCTGCTCGTCGACGGAACCAACGTGGTGCTCGAGTTCGACGGGCTGGGGAAGTACACCCGTGACCCCGAGGCGCTGCGCACGGAGAAGGTCCGCGAGCAGCGGCTGCACCGGGCGGGCTTCGTCGTGGTGCGGGTGACCTGGGGGGACTTCCGCGACATCCCGGCGCTGGTGGCGCGCATCCGCGCGGCGATCGCGCGCGACGAGGCGAGCCGGCGGAGCTCCTGA
- a CDS encoding DUF664 domain-containing protein, whose protein sequence is MNVDPQIRTERDELLAFVAEQIQALRNAASGLSESQARETPTRSALSIGGLLKHAVYVFDTAQHRLDHPDGRLSPEDYERLLPAFEASFALTEDESLDGMLAEFDRKATGYLATLAGLDPDAEINEPAAPWFGRPDPTPVRTRFYLLHQIEELARHAGHADIVREQLDGKTAYDLFPDAAQAG, encoded by the coding sequence ATGAACGTCGACCCGCAGATCCGCACCGAGCGCGACGAGCTGCTCGCCTTCGTCGCGGAGCAGATCCAGGCGCTGCGCAACGCCGCCTCCGGGCTCAGCGAGAGCCAGGCGCGAGAGACCCCGACCCGCAGCGCGCTGTCGATCGGCGGCCTGCTCAAGCACGCGGTGTACGTCTTCGACACCGCGCAGCACCGGCTCGACCACCCCGACGGCCGGCTCAGCCCGGAGGACTACGAGCGCCTGCTGCCGGCCTTCGAGGCGAGCTTCGCGCTCACCGAGGACGAGTCGCTCGACGGGATGCTGGCCGAGTTCGACCGGAAGGCCACGGGCTACCTGGCGACTCTCGCCGGGCTCGACCCGGACGCGGAGATCAACGAGCCCGCCGCGCCGTGGTTCGGCCGCCCCGACCCCACCCCGGTCCGCACCCGCTTCTACCTCCTGCACCAGATCGAGGAGCTGGCCCGCCACGCCGGCCACGCGGACATCGTGCGCGAACAGCTCGACGGCAAGACGGCGTACGACCTCTTCCCCGACGCCGCCCAGGCCGGCTGA
- a CDS encoding ArsR/SmtB family transcription factor — MPIDDDLVFKALADPVRRLLLDALFQRDGRSLGELEEIVNAEHEMTRFGVAKHLRVLEAANLVVTRKEGRSKVHRLNPVPIQQIHQRWIGKYTERAGISSVLIGMKEQIERSAAEPSDDPEKDGKS; from the coding sequence GTGCCCATCGATGACGACCTCGTCTTCAAGGCGCTGGCGGACCCGGTCCGTCGGCTGCTGCTGGACGCGCTCTTCCAGCGGGACGGCCGCTCGCTGGGGGAGCTGGAGGAGATCGTCAACGCCGAGCACGAGATGACCCGGTTCGGGGTCGCGAAGCACCTGCGGGTGCTCGAGGCGGCGAACCTCGTCGTGACGCGCAAGGAGGGGCGGTCCAAGGTGCACCGTCTCAACCCGGTCCCGATCCAGCAGATCCATCAGCGCTGGATCGGGAAGTACACCGAGCGGGCGGGCATCTCCTCCGTCCTCATCGGCATGAAGGAGCAGATCGAGCGATCCGCGGCCGAGCCGTCGGACGACCCCGAGAAGGACGGAAAGTCATGA
- a CDS encoding enoyl-CoA hydratase/isomerase family protein: MDATRPDAQAAPGTDEIQFVREGAVARLFLARPKAINALNLPMIKGISALLTEWAGDDGVQTVTIEGAGERGLCAGGDVVAVRRAHLEGEDHLLFFREEYDMDALLADYPKPVVAFQDGIVMGGGIGVSAFAQHRLVTERSKIAMPETIIGFFPDVGARWLLSRAPGELGTYLALTGATIGGADAIAAGLADTQIDSGDWEGLVARLAQGEPVPDDLGSTPPPPLKAERAWIDECFAGDDAGAIVQRLEAHRAEGAQQAAELIRARSPISVAVTLEGIRRAATMDTVREVLDQDLVLADHLVTTGDFDEGVRAQLVDKDRSPRWKHARVEDVTPAEVQAAFG, from the coding sequence ATGGACGCAACCCGCCCCGACGCCCAGGCCGCGCCCGGCACCGACGAGATCCAGTTCGTGCGCGAGGGGGCCGTCGCACGACTGTTCCTCGCGCGCCCCAAGGCGATCAATGCGCTGAATCTGCCCATGATCAAAGGCATTTCGGCGCTGCTGACCGAGTGGGCCGGCGACGACGGCGTGCAGACGGTGACGATCGAGGGCGCCGGCGAGCGGGGCCTGTGCGCGGGCGGCGACGTGGTGGCCGTACGCCGGGCGCACCTCGAGGGAGAGGACCACCTGCTCTTCTTCCGCGAGGAGTACGACATGGACGCGCTGCTCGCGGACTACCCCAAGCCCGTCGTGGCGTTCCAGGACGGCATCGTCATGGGCGGTGGCATCGGGGTGTCGGCGTTCGCGCAGCACCGGCTGGTCACCGAGCGGTCGAAGATCGCGATGCCCGAGACGATCATCGGGTTCTTCCCCGACGTGGGCGCGCGCTGGCTGCTGAGCCGGGCGCCGGGCGAGCTCGGCACCTACCTCGCGCTCACCGGCGCCACCATCGGCGGCGCCGACGCGATCGCCGCAGGGCTCGCCGACACCCAGATCGACAGCGGCGACTGGGAAGGGCTCGTGGCGCGGCTGGCGCAGGGCGAGCCGGTGCCCGACGACCTCGGCTCCACCCCGCCGCCGCCGCTGAAGGCCGAGCGCGCGTGGATCGACGAGTGCTTCGCCGGCGACGACGCGGGCGCGATCGTGCAGCGTCTGGAGGCCCACCGCGCCGAGGGCGCCCAGCAGGCCGCCGAGCTGATCCGGGCCCGCTCCCCCATCTCGGTCGCCGTCACGCTCGAGGGCATCCGGCGCGCCGCCACCATGGACACCGTGCGCGAGGTGCTCGACCAGGACCTGGTGCTCGCCGACCACCTGGTGACGACGGGAGACTTCGACGAGGGCGTACGCGCCCAGCTGGTCGACAAGGACCGCTCCCCCCGGTGGAAGCACGCCCGGGTGGAGGACGTCACGCCCGCCGAGGTTCAGGCGGCGTTCGGCTGA
- a CDS encoding UDP-N-acetylmuramoyl-L-alanyl-D-glutamate--2,6-diaminopimelate ligase produces the protein MQIAREQLSEILGTSIPDSVTAVDAVTHDSRAVRAGGAFVAIPGFTVDGVTFVPQAMANGASLVIAERDVPGAPTAVVPDARVALADLAVEVAGHPSRELTVYGITGTNGKTTTSYVLHAILSAAYGAEHTGLMTTAEIVVGSEREAAVRTTGEAPQVQGNLERMRAAGVTHVVLETSSHGIHLHRVRGTRYAAALFTNLTRDHIDLHGSMEDYYLTKRRLFEWTDGPKLSNADDEYGARLARDVPGTLTFGVVESADYRISDARVEGAGTTFTLRTPEHGDLTLRTPLLGDYNVHNVAGAAAIALETGMDPDTLVRAVAEMAQVPGRFERVPAAVDRGFEVVVDYAHTDVGLELVLQVARDVLAAQDGDGRLICVYGAAGDRDPAKRPLMGAVASRLADVAIVTTDDAYTEDPQAIADEVMAGADAGDTTVVLDRREAIRAALAQARPGDVVVVAGKGHERVQHLPTGDVDFHDATVVTEELARA, from the coding sequence GTGCAGATCGCCCGTGAGCAGCTGAGCGAGATCCTCGGCACCTCGATCCCCGACTCCGTCACCGCCGTCGACGCCGTCACCCACGACTCGCGGGCCGTGCGCGCGGGCGGTGCGTTCGTCGCGATCCCCGGCTTCACCGTCGACGGGGTGACCTTCGTCCCGCAGGCGATGGCCAACGGCGCCAGCCTCGTCATCGCCGAGCGCGACGTGCCCGGCGCGCCGACCGCGGTCGTCCCCGACGCCCGCGTCGCGCTCGCCGACCTCGCGGTCGAGGTCGCGGGCCACCCCTCCCGAGAGCTCACCGTCTACGGCATCACCGGCACCAACGGCAAGACCACGACGTCGTACGTCCTCCACGCCATCCTCTCCGCGGCGTACGGCGCCGAGCACACGGGTCTGATGACCACCGCCGAGATCGTCGTCGGCTCCGAGCGCGAGGCCGCGGTGCGCACGACCGGGGAGGCGCCGCAGGTGCAGGGCAACCTCGAGCGGATGCGCGCCGCCGGCGTGACGCACGTCGTGCTCGAGACCTCCTCGCACGGCATCCATCTGCACCGGGTGCGCGGAACTCGTTATGCCGCAGCGCTTTTCACCAACCTCACGCGCGACCACATCGACCTGCACGGCTCGATGGAGGACTACTACCTCACCAAGCGCAGGCTGTTCGAGTGGACCGACGGGCCCAAGCTGTCCAACGCCGACGACGAGTACGGCGCCCGTCTCGCCCGCGACGTCCCCGGCACCCTGACGTTCGGTGTCGTCGAGAGCGCCGACTACCGGATCTCCGACGCCCGGGTCGAGGGCGCCGGCACCACCTTCACGCTGCGCACCCCCGAGCACGGTGACCTCACGCTGCGCACCCCGCTGCTCGGCGACTACAACGTGCACAACGTCGCAGGCGCCGCCGCGATCGCGCTCGAGACCGGCATGGACCCCGACACACTCGTGCGCGCTGTCGCTGAGATGGCCCAGGTTCCAGGGCGATTCGAGCGCGTGCCAGCTGCGGTCGACCGTGGTTTCGAGGTCGTCGTCGACTACGCCCACACCGACGTCGGCCTGGAGCTGGTGCTGCAGGTCGCCCGCGACGTGCTCGCCGCCCAGGACGGCGACGGCCGGCTGATCTGCGTCTACGGCGCCGCCGGCGACCGCGACCCGGCCAAGCGACCGCTCATGGGCGCCGTGGCATCCCGCCTCGCCGACGTCGCGATCGTCACCACCGACGACGCCTATACCGAGGACCCGCAGGCGATCGCCGACGAGGTCATGGCGGGCGCCGACGCCGGCGACACCACCGTCGTGCTCGACCGCCGCGAGGCGATCCGCGCCGCCCTCGCCCAGGCCCGCCCGGGCGACGTGGTGGTCGTCGCGGGCAAGGGTCACGAGCGGGTGCAGCACCTGCCCACCGGCGACGTCGACTTCCACGACGCCACCGTGGTGACCGAGGAGCTCGCCCGCGCCTGA
- a CDS encoding SRPBCC domain-containing protein: MSDNEIQVYSIYIDAPAQKVWDAITTSEFTTDYGYGGDVEIDLTPGGTYKNFTTAEMKQMGMGEVSVSGEVIEADAPRRLVLTWTPAWMPDAKTQLTWELTEYPSGLTQVVLTHDLTGAPDLAVQTRGGGEPASGGGGWPWVLSGLKTLLETGASMDRQAG, encoded by the coding sequence ATGAGCGACAACGAGATCCAGGTCTACAGCATCTACATCGACGCGCCGGCCCAGAAGGTGTGGGACGCGATCACCACGTCGGAGTTCACCACCGACTACGGCTACGGCGGCGACGTCGAGATCGACCTCACGCCGGGCGGGACGTACAAGAACTTCACCACCGCCGAGATGAAGCAGATGGGCATGGGCGAGGTGTCGGTGAGCGGCGAGGTGATCGAGGCCGACGCGCCCCGCCGCCTCGTGCTCACCTGGACGCCGGCGTGGATGCCCGACGCGAAGACCCAGCTGACCTGGGAGCTCACGGAGTACCCGTCGGGCCTCACCCAGGTGGTGCTCACCCACGACCTCACCGGCGCGCCCGACCTCGCCGTGCAGACACGCGGCGGCGGCGAGCCCGCGAGCGGTGGCGGCGGGTGGCCGTGGGTCCTCTCCGGCCTCAAGACGCTGCTCGAGACGGGCGCGTCGATGGACCGGCAGGCCGGTTGA
- a CDS encoding AMP-binding protein, with the protein MTATSGTTSPTEAYRAVRDRLIEQRDDYTAATTDFAWPEVGPSFNWAIDWFDANARGNDAPCLTIVEQDGTVRSVTFDEMARQSDQVARLLADNGVGRDDAVIVMLGNQVELWQTMLAIMKLGAVIMPTTTAVGPADLVDRMERGRARAVVTSAAEAHKLDAVPGDYLRFAIPDPGEAGGVPDGWVDLHQAYGIDAEPAPHPGNASTDRVLLYFTSGTTSKPKLVEHTHVSYPVGHLSTMYWLGLGPGDVHLNISSPGWAKHAWSCFFAPWIAQACIFIDNYSRFDPAALLETLSKNQVTSLCAPPTVWRMLIKSDLGDKPGALREVIGAGEPLNPEIIEQVRKAWDLPLRDGYGQTEMTAAVGNTPGSELKPGSMGKPLPGVPVALVDPLTGERVEPDADGVAEGELCLDLSAHPLPLMTGYQGDEERNAEAMAGGFYHTGDVATLDANGSITYVGRTDDVFKASDYKISPFELESVLIEHVAVAEAAVVPAPDSVRLAVPKAYVAVASGHEPDAATAESILRHARERLAPWQRVRRIEFFELPKTISGKIRRVELRQREADNPSDEPRENGLIGDGREWRDDEFGLRG; encoded by the coding sequence ATGACAGCGACGTCAGGAACCACCAGCCCCACCGAGGCCTACCGCGCCGTCCGCGACCGGCTCATCGAGCAGCGCGACGACTACACCGCGGCCACCACCGACTTCGCCTGGCCCGAGGTGGGCCCGTCGTTCAACTGGGCGATCGACTGGTTCGACGCGAACGCCCGCGGCAACGACGCGCCGTGCCTCACGATCGTGGAGCAGGACGGCACCGTCAGGTCCGTGACGTTCGACGAGATGGCGCGCCAGTCCGACCAGGTGGCAAGGCTTCTCGCCGACAACGGGGTCGGACGTGACGACGCGGTGATCGTCATGCTCGGCAACCAGGTCGAGCTGTGGCAGACGATGCTCGCGATCATGAAGCTCGGCGCCGTGATCATGCCGACCACCACCGCCGTCGGCCCCGCCGACCTGGTCGACCGCATGGAGCGCGGCCGGGCGAGGGCTGTGGTGACCAGCGCCGCCGAGGCGCACAAGCTCGACGCCGTGCCCGGCGACTACCTGCGCTTCGCCATCCCCGACCCGGGCGAGGCCGGCGGGGTGCCGGACGGCTGGGTCGACCTGCACCAGGCGTACGGCATCGACGCGGAGCCCGCCCCGCACCCGGGCAACGCGAGCACCGACCGGGTGCTGCTCTACTTCACCTCGGGCACGACCTCCAAGCCCAAGCTGGTCGAGCACACGCACGTGTCCTACCCGGTCGGACACCTGTCGACGATGTACTGGCTCGGGCTGGGGCCCGGCGACGTGCACCTGAACATCTCCAGCCCCGGCTGGGCCAAGCACGCGTGGTCGTGCTTCTTCGCGCCGTGGATCGCGCAGGCGTGCATCTTCATCGACAACTACTCCCGCTTCGACCCGGCCGCGCTGCTCGAGACGCTGAGCAAGAACCAGGTGACCAGCCTGTGCGCGCCGCCGACGGTGTGGCGGATGCTCATCAAGTCCGACCTGGGCGACAAGCCGGGCGCGCTGCGCGAGGTCATCGGCGCCGGCGAGCCGCTCAACCCCGAGATCATCGAGCAGGTGCGCAAGGCCTGGGACCTGCCGCTGCGCGACGGTTATGGGCAGACGGAAATGACTGCGGCAGTAGGCAATACGCCGGGGTCGGAGCTGAAGCCGGGGTCGATGGGCAAGCCGTTGCCCGGCGTGCCGGTGGCGCTGGTCGACCCGCTCACCGGTGAGCGCGTCGAGCCCGACGCCGACGGGGTGGCCGAGGGTGAGCTGTGCCTCGACCTGTCGGCCCACCCGCTGCCGCTGATGACCGGGTACCAGGGCGACGAGGAGCGCAACGCCGAGGCAATGGCCGGCGGTTTCTACCACACCGGCGACGTGGCGACGCTCGACGCGAACGGGTCGATCACGTACGTCGGGCGCACCGACGACGTGTTCAAGGCCAGCGACTACAAGATCAGTCCGTTCGAGCTGGAGTCGGTGCTGATCGAGCACGTGGCGGTGGCCGAGGCGGCCGTCGTGCCCGCACCCGACTCGGTGCGCCTGGCCGTGCCGAAGGCGTACGTCGCGGTCGCCTCCGGTCACGAGCCGGACGCCGCGACGGCCGAGTCGATCCTGCGGCACGCCCGCGAGCGGCTGGCGCCGTGGCAGCGGGTGCGGCGCATCGAGTTCTTCGAGCTGCCGAAGACCATCAGCGGCAAGATCCGCCGCGTCGAGCTGCGCCAGCGCGAGGCCGACAACCCTTCCGACGAGCCCCGCGAGAACGGACTCATCGGCGACGGTCGGGAGTGGCGCGACGACGAGTTCGGACTGCGCGGCTGA
- a CDS encoding MmcQ/YjbR family DNA-binding protein, with amino-acid sequence MTHPPRFDEDDPFLARVRELALALPGAAEKVSHGHPNFFTTKVFAIYGGVVKGDHASDAYRQSVLVKPDEDERLALLEETRCFVPGYYGPSGWVGVNFRAAQPDWAEIGELLDMSFRNTAPQRLVRELDACG; translated from the coding sequence ATGACGCACCCGCCGCGGTTCGACGAGGACGACCCGTTCCTCGCGCGCGTGCGCGAGCTGGCGCTGGCGCTGCCCGGTGCGGCCGAGAAGGTCTCGCACGGCCACCCGAACTTCTTCACCACCAAGGTGTTCGCGATCTACGGCGGTGTCGTGAAGGGCGACCACGCCTCCGACGCCTACCGCCAGTCGGTGCTGGTGAAGCCCGACGAGGACGAGCGCCTGGCGCTGCTGGAGGAGACGCGCTGCTTCGTGCCGGGCTACTACGGCCCGTCGGGATGGGTCGGCGTGAACTTCCGTGCGGCACAGCCGGATTGGGCCGAGATCGGCGAGCTGCTGGACATGTCGTTCCGCAACACGGCGCCGCAACGGCTGGTCCGGGAGCTCGACGCCTGCGGGTGA
- a CDS encoding MFS transporter, with amino-acid sequence MLGNYVDQVDIFLPVIALAPVSDRVLGPGSTAAQTGLVFVATLLGRPLGAAIFGAVADRRGRTSTTRIAIAGIAATTAAIALVPGHTTLGAATLWAFVALRFLGGIFLGGEYTAAIPLAMEWSRPERRGGLSGAVMAMSPLANASIAALTLTLVEVLGVDAYADWAWRVPFAVGALLAAAMLLYYRRGVSDAPAWKRAERRPNPLRDIVIGQWRRQLWQVFVLMTGLWLFTQMAVPVLTGELRASTALDPATVPFVMLIATLVSAVTMLAAGELSQRTGRRAFFVAFGAAAVLLAPLAHALTGASRSLAVVVLGAAALQVVTVTAYGPVGAYLAERFPAQVRSSGYGVGYSLSIVLPALYPFWLPPLQEALGAEVAVRLVLVVAALLLVVGALAGPEPDRRAPLA; translated from the coding sequence ATGCTCGGCAACTACGTCGACCAGGTCGACATCTTCCTGCCCGTGATCGCCCTCGCCCCGGTCAGCGACCGGGTGCTCGGGCCGGGCAGCACCGCGGCCCAGACGGGCCTGGTGTTCGTGGCCACGCTGCTCGGCCGGCCGCTGGGCGCCGCGATCTTCGGCGCGGTCGCCGACCGCCGCGGCCGCACCAGCACGACCCGCATCGCGATCGCGGGCATCGCGGCGACCACGGCGGCGATCGCGCTGGTGCCGGGGCACACCACGCTCGGGGCGGCGACGCTCTGGGCGTTCGTGGCGCTACGGTTCCTCGGCGGCATCTTCCTGGGAGGTGAGTACACCGCGGCCATCCCACTGGCGATGGAGTGGTCGCGGCCTGAGCGGCGCGGCGGCCTGAGCGGCGCCGTCATGGCGATGTCGCCGCTGGCCAACGCCTCGATCGCCGCGCTAACACTGACGCTCGTCGAGGTGCTCGGCGTCGACGCGTACGCCGACTGGGCCTGGCGCGTCCCGTTCGCCGTGGGTGCTCTGCTGGCGGCCGCGATGCTGCTCTACTACCGCCGCGGGGTCTCCGACGCGCCGGCCTGGAAGCGGGCCGAGCGACGCCCGAACCCGTTGCGGGACATCGTGATCGGGCAGTGGCGCCGGCAGCTGTGGCAGGTCTTCGTGCTGATGACCGGGCTGTGGCTGTTCACCCAGATGGCCGTGCCGGTGCTGACCGGTGAGCTGCGCGCGTCCACCGCGCTCGACCCCGCCACGGTGCCGTTCGTCATGCTGATCGCGACGCTGGTGTCGGCGGTGACGATGCTCGCCGCGGGCGAGCTGTCGCAGCGCACCGGTCGACGGGCGTTCTTCGTGGCGTTCGGGGCGGCGGCCGTGCTGCTCGCCCCGCTCGCGCACGCGCTCACCGGGGCGTCGCGGTCGCTCGCCGTGGTGGTGCTCGGCGCCGCCGCCCTGCAGGTGGTGACCGTGACGGCGTACGGGCCCGTCGGCGCCTATCTCGCCGAGCGGTTCCCCGCGCAGGTGCGCTCCAGCGGCTACGGCGTGGGCTACTCGCTGTCGATCGTGCTGCCGGCGCTCTACCCGTTCTGGCTGCCGCCGCTGCAGGAGGCGCTGGGCGCCGAGGTCGCGGTGCGGCTGGTGCTCGTGGTCGCCGCGCTGCTGCTGGTGGTGGGTGCGCTGGCCGGCCCCGAGCCCGACCGTCGCGCCCCGCTCGCCTGA
- a CDS encoding ATP-binding protein, protein MTADQKHASDARVRTVRLAWSLESVPEIRKIVVDDLSDGATPQEIVHEAETVVCELVANSVRHAKPLPDGSVRVHWKVRGPRVEVEVTDGGGGDMPAPKPQAEYAPAGRGLRIVRSMAHEWGVTDEKVGRTVWASLGGPSRRRA, encoded by the coding sequence ATGACCGCAGACCAGAAGCACGCCTCGGACGCCCGGGTGCGCACCGTGCGCCTGGCCTGGAGCCTGGAGTCGGTGCCCGAGATCCGCAAGATCGTGGTCGACGACCTCTCCGACGGCGCCACCCCGCAGGAGATCGTGCACGAGGCCGAGACCGTGGTGTGCGAGCTCGTCGCCAACTCGGTGCGGCACGCCAAGCCGCTGCCCGACGGCAGCGTGCGGGTGCACTGGAAGGTGCGCGGTCCGCGGGTCGAGGTCGAGGTGACCGACGGCGGTGGCGGCGACATGCCCGCCCCCAAGCCGCAGGCCGAATATGCCCCCGCCGGCCGGGGTCTGCGCATCGTGCGCAGCATGGCCCACGAGTGGGGCGTGACCGACGAGAAGGTCGGCCGCACCGTCTGGGCCTCGCTCGGTGGCCCGTCGCGCCGCCGCGCCTGA
- a CDS encoding glycerophosphodiester phosphodiesterase, giving the protein MHTTLSGLRPEVVAHRGSSHTRPEHTAAAYLLAIEEGADAVECDVRLTADRHLVCVHDRRIDRTSTGAGLVSSLTLEQLMEYDYGTWRDQPSAGVLTFDSLLDLLAAAPRRVDLAVETKHPNKFRGAVEVELARVLRDRGLAPEPDVTGADPTESAPDPDRTRVRAMSFSVLAMRRVGELLPGLPRVLLNEAGVRRQVRTGGLPYGIPICGISTGLLRRDPGMVQRQHERGHAVHVYTVDEPDDIRRCLEAGIDGIITNRPAVVREAVAAVWDSR; this is encoded by the coding sequence GTGCACACCACGCTGAGCGGACTGCGGCCCGAGGTGGTGGCGCACCGTGGTTCGAGCCACACCCGCCCCGAGCACACCGCCGCGGCCTACCTGCTCGCGATCGAGGAGGGCGCCGACGCGGTCGAGTGCGACGTGCGGCTCACCGCCGACCGGCACCTGGTCTGCGTGCACGACCGGCGCATCGACCGTACGTCCACCGGGGCCGGGCTCGTCTCCTCCCTGACTCTCGAGCAGCTCATGGAGTACGACTACGGCACCTGGCGGGACCAGCCCTCGGCCGGGGTGCTCACCTTCGACTCCCTGCTCGACCTGCTCGCGGCCGCGCCGCGCCGGGTCGACCTGGCGGTGGAGACCAAGCACCCCAACAAGTTCCGCGGAGCCGTGGAGGTCGAGCTGGCCCGGGTGCTGCGCGACCGCGGCCTCGCGCCGGAGCCCGACGTCACCGGCGCCGATCCCACCGAGAGCGCCCCCGACCCCGACCGCACCCGCGTGCGCGCCATGTCCTTCTCCGTCCTGGCCATGCGCCGCGTCGGCGAGCTGCTGCCCGGCCTGCCGCGCGTGCTGCTCAACGAGGCGGGCGTGCGCCGCCAGGTGCGCACCGGCGGCCTGCCCTACGGCATCCCCATCTGCGGCATCAGCACCGGTCTGCTGCGCCGCGACCCGGGCATGGTGCAGCGCCAGCACGAGCGCGGCCACGCCGTGCACGTCTACACCGTCGACGAGCCCGACGACATCCGGCGCTGCCTGGAGGCCGGGATCGACGGCATCATCACGAACCGCCCGGCGGTGGTGCGCGAAGCCGTCGCCGCCGTGTGGGATTCTCGGTGA